In Vibrio pelagius, a single window of DNA contains:
- a CDS encoding peroxiredoxin, with translation MIQQGQTLPSATLSELTDEGMQNHSTEELFANKKVVLFAVPGAFTPTCSEAHLPGYVVLADQIKAAGVDTIACVSVNDAFVMNAWGKTHNASEILMLGDGDASFTKALGLDMDTATFGGVRSQRYAMIVENGVVTQLNVEEPKQFEASKAETILAALQ, from the coding sequence ATGATCCAGCAAGGCCAAACATTACCGAGTGCAACTCTTAGTGAACTAACTGATGAAGGGATGCAGAATCACTCAACTGAAGAGCTCTTTGCAAACAAGAAAGTCGTACTTTTCGCAGTGCCTGGGGCATTTACGCCAACATGTTCTGAGGCTCACCTACCTGGCTATGTCGTTTTAGCCGATCAAATCAAAGCCGCGGGCGTTGATACGATTGCATGTGTGTCTGTTAACGATGCATTTGTGATGAACGCATGGGGTAAAACGCACAACGCATCTGAAATTCTTATGCTAGGAGATGGCGACGCGAGTTTTACCAAGGCACTTGGATTAGATATGGATACTGCGACATTTGGCGGCGTTCGCTCTCAAAGATACGCGATGATCGTGGAAAATGGCGTAGTGACTCAACTCAATGTTGAGGAGCCAAAACAATTTGAAGCAAGCAAAGCCGAAACTATCTTAGCTGCTTTACAATAA
- a CDS encoding RpiB/LacA/LacB family sugar-phosphate isomerase encodes MKIALTMENSQAPKNAMVAAELNTVAGGLGHEVFNVGMTDENDHHLTYIHLGIQASILLNSKAVDFIVTGCGTGQGALMASNLHPGVVCGYCLEPSDAFLFNQINNGNAIALAFAKGFGWAGELNVRYIFEKAFTGARGEGYPIERAAPQQANAAILNNVKAAVCKDVVDSLKAIDQDLVKQAVGSAQFQECFFANCQVTEIAEYVRSLID; translated from the coding sequence ATGAAAATTGCACTAACTATGGAAAACAGCCAAGCACCTAAAAACGCTATGGTTGCTGCTGAGCTAAACACGGTTGCTGGTGGTCTAGGTCACGAAGTATTCAATGTAGGTATGACTGACGAAAACGATCATCACCTAACGTACATCCACCTAGGTATCCAAGCGAGCATCTTACTGAACTCTAAGGCAGTGGATTTCATCGTAACTGGTTGTGGTACAGGTCAAGGCGCACTAATGGCAAGCAACCTACACCCAGGTGTCGTTTGTGGTTACTGCCTAGAGCCATCTGATGCGTTCCTATTCAACCAAATCAACAACGGTAACGCGATTGCTCTAGCGTTCGCAAAAGGTTTTGGTTGGGCTGGTGAACTGAACGTTCGTTACATTTTCGAAAAAGCGTTCACTGGCGCTCGTGGCGAAGGCTACCCAATCGAGCGTGCTGCACCTCAGCAAGCAAACGCTGCCATCCTAAACAACGTTAAAGCAGCAGTATGTAAAGACGTTGTTGATTCACTAAAAGCGATTGATCAAGACTTAGTTAAGCAAGCTGTTGGCAGCGCCCAGTTCCAAGAGTGTTTCTTTGCTAACTGTCAAGTTACTGAGATTGCAGAGTACGTTCGCAGTCTGATTGACTAA
- the ahpC gene encoding alkyl hydroperoxide reductase subunit C produces the protein MINTEIKPFNATAFKNGEFVEITEQDVKGKWAVFFFYPADFTFVCPTELVDLQEKYAELQSRGVEVYSVSTDTHFSHKAWHDTSDKIGTIEYFMVGDQTGTITNNFNVMREGQGLADRATFLIDPQGVIQAMEITAEGIGRDAEDLLRKVKAAQYVANNPGEVCPAKWKEGEETLAPSLDLVGKI, from the coding sequence ATGATCAACACAGAAATCAAACCATTCAACGCAACAGCATTCAAAAACGGCGAGTTCGTAGAAATCACAGAGCAAGACGTGAAAGGTAAATGGGCAGTATTCTTCTTCTACCCAGCAGATTTTACTTTCGTATGCCCTACTGAACTTGTAGACCTACAAGAGAAATACGCAGAGCTTCAGTCTCGCGGCGTGGAAGTTTACTCAGTATCAACTGACACACACTTCTCTCACAAAGCGTGGCACGACACTTCTGACAAGATCGGTACTATCGAGTACTTCATGGTAGGCGACCAAACTGGCACTATCACAAACAACTTCAACGTAATGCGTGAAGGTCAAGGCCTAGCAGACCGTGCTACATTCCTAATCGACCCACAAGGGGTTATCCAAGCAATGGAAATCACTGCTGAAGGCATCGGTCGTGACGCTGAAGACCTACTACGCAAAGTTAAAGCGGCTCAGTACGTTGCAAACAACCCAGGTGAAGTTTGCCCAGCGAAGTGGAAAGAAGGCGAAGAGACACTAGCACCATCTCTAGACCTAGTAGGTAAGATCTAA
- the kduD gene encoding 2-dehydro-3-deoxy-D-gluconate 5-dehydrogenase KduD, with product MILDSFSLEGKVAVVTGCDTGLGQGMALGLAAAGCKVVGVNYVEPTETIEKMNAAGYTFLDVRANLLKQDDIPHIIDSTVTEFGKVDILVNNAGIIRREDAIDFSEQNWDDVMNINSKTVYFMSQAVARQFIAQGTGGKIINIASMLSFQGGIRVPSYTASKSAVMGITRAMANEWARHNINVNAIAPGYMATNNTAALRADEDRNAAILERIPADRWGTPEDVAGPCVFLASDAASYINGYTVAVDGGWLAR from the coding sequence ATGATTCTTGATTCATTTAGCCTTGAAGGCAAAGTAGCAGTGGTAACTGGTTGTGATACTGGTCTAGGTCAAGGTATGGCATTAGGTCTTGCAGCGGCAGGTTGTAAAGTTGTTGGTGTCAACTACGTTGAACCAACTGAAACCATCGAAAAAATGAATGCGGCAGGCTACACGTTCCTAGATGTTCGCGCTAACCTACTAAAACAAGACGATATCCCTCATATCATCGACAGCACTGTGACTGAATTCGGTAAAGTGGATATCCTAGTAAACAACGCAGGTATCATTCGTCGTGAAGATGCAATCGATTTCTCAGAGCAAAACTGGGATGACGTGATGAACATCAATTCGAAAACCGTTTACTTCATGTCTCAAGCAGTAGCACGTCAGTTTATTGCTCAAGGCACTGGCGGTAAGATCATCAACATCGCCTCTATGCTTTCTTTCCAAGGCGGCATCCGTGTACCTTCTTACACTGCATCTAAGAGTGCGGTTATGGGCATCACTCGTGCAATGGCAAACGAGTGGGCTCGTCATAACATAAATGTCAACGCAATTGCACCTGGCTACATGGCAACCAACAACACTGCGGCACTGCGTGCAGATGAAGATCGTAACGCAGCTATCCTAGAGCGTATTCCTGCTGACCGCTGGGGTACTCCAGAAGATGTTGCTGGCCCATGTGTATTCCTAGCGTCTGACGCTGCGTCTTACATCAATGGTTACACTGTTGCTGTAGATGGTGGCTGGTTGGCGCGCTAA
- a CDS encoding sugar kinase, which produces MSQYRIAIIGECMVELQRKKDLLKQSFGGDTLNTALYLSRLTKNYDISVSYITALGNDPFSSEMLQTWSKEGINTDKVLRLSDKMPGLYHIETDEIGERSFFYWRNDAAAKFVFDQPESALLVDSLMDYDAVYLSGITLAILTNAGRNVLFSFLTKFKAKGGSIFFDNNYRPKLWESRKTAQDTYLKMLGFTDTALLTFEDDQDLFGDVCLEECIGRTQQAGVSEIAIKRGAKECLVLSEGRAEYIAPKPVNSVIDTTAAGDSFSAGYLAKRLTGGDAFSSAAMGHKVAGTVIQYRGAIIPDTATPTLD; this is translated from the coding sequence ATGAGCCAATACAGAATAGCGATCATCGGTGAATGCATGGTGGAGCTACAACGCAAGAAAGACTTACTAAAGCAAAGTTTCGGCGGTGACACGTTGAACACGGCGCTCTACCTTTCTAGACTGACGAAAAATTACGACATTTCAGTGAGCTATATTACTGCTCTGGGCAATGATCCTTTCTCTTCCGAAATGTTACAAACCTGGTCTAAAGAGGGCATTAATACCGACAAGGTACTACGTCTAAGTGACAAAATGCCCGGTCTTTATCACATAGAGACCGACGAAATCGGTGAGCGATCCTTCTTTTATTGGCGCAATGATGCCGCGGCTAAATTCGTATTCGATCAGCCTGAGAGTGCTCTCCTCGTCGATTCATTGATGGATTACGATGCGGTTTACCTAAGTGGTATCACCTTAGCTATTCTGACTAATGCAGGACGTAACGTCTTATTTAGCTTCTTAACGAAGTTTAAAGCAAAAGGTGGCAGCATCTTCTTTGACAACAATTATCGTCCGAAACTGTGGGAAAGCCGAAAAACCGCTCAAGACACGTACCTCAAAATGCTAGGTTTCACGGATACTGCATTGCTCACCTTCGAAGATGATCAAGACCTGTTTGGTGACGTATGCCTAGAAGAGTGCATTGGACGTACTCAGCAAGCAGGCGTCTCTGAAATAGCAATTAAACGTGGTGCGAAAGAGTGTCTGGTTCTTAGTGAGGGTCGTGCTGAATACATCGCTCCTAAACCGGTTAACTCCGTAATTGATACCACAGCCGCAGGTGACTCATTCAGCGCCGGCTATCTAGCCAAGCGCCTAACAGGTGGAGACGCATTTAGCTCTGCCGCAATGGGTCACAAAGTTGCGGGTACCGTAATTCAATATCGCGGTGCAATCATTCCAGATACTGCAACGCCAACCCTTGATTAA
- a CDS encoding bifunctional 4-hydroxy-2-oxoglutarate aldolase/2-dehydro-3-deoxy-phosphogluconate aldolase, which translates to MTTLNEQLASLKVIPVIAINKVEDAIPLGKALVDNGMPCAEITFRTECAADAIAAMRQAYPEMLIGAGTVLTNDQVDQAIEAGVDFIVSPGFNPRTVQYCIDKNIPIVPGVNNPSLVEQAMEMGLRTLKFFPAEPSGGVGMLKALTAVYPVKFMPTGGVSLKNVDNYLSIKSVLACGGTWMVPTNLIDEGRWDELGQLVKDAVAHVN; encoded by the coding sequence ATGACTACTCTAAATGAACAACTAGCAAGCCTTAAAGTAATTCCTGTCATTGCCATTAACAAAGTTGAAGATGCTATTCCTCTAGGTAAAGCACTCGTAGACAACGGCATGCCTTGCGCAGAAATCACGTTCCGTACCGAGTGTGCAGCTGACGCGATTGCAGCAATGCGTCAAGCTTACCCAGAGATGCTAATTGGTGCAGGTACCGTTCTTACTAACGATCAAGTCGATCAAGCGATTGAAGCTGGTGTTGATTTTATCGTTAGCCCTGGGTTCAACCCACGCACAGTTCAATACTGTATCGACAAAAACATTCCAATCGTACCGGGTGTTAACAACCCAAGTCTTGTTGAGCAAGCTATGGAAATGGGTCTGCGTACATTGAAGTTCTTCCCTGCAGAACCATCTGGTGGTGTGGGCATGCTAAAGGCACTAACCGCTGTTTATCCAGTAAAGTTCATGCCAACAGGTGGTGTAAGCCTTAAGAATGTTGATAACTACCTATCTATCAAATCGGTATTGGCTTGTGGCGGTACTTGGATGGTTCCAACCAACCTTATCGACGAAGGTCGCTGGGATGAGCTTGGCCAACTGGTTAAAGACGCGGTTGCTCACGTTAACTAA
- a CDS encoding flagellin — protein sequence MALTVLSNHIATETRNRLRTSEQGLASSFEKLSSGKKINQAKDDSAGLQISNRLSTQSRGLDVSMRNANDAISILQVTEGAISEYTSSIQQIRDLALQSVNGTNTPEDIEAIEKEIRALGDELHRITQTGNYGGLNLLNGSKESLRFQIGSQTGEAMLFGLPNLEALNEERIIRTTPSSYTGDPVPLDWRTEKGDYIDFLFIKNNGEKKTRIELPEGQNIEGVVNYLNNQFDEKVRFFLTDREDEDGVEQSTLAYAYEKGSDYSNGEIFGISGEHFANLTKADGSRSYLLKGGNPFVAFGLDRSLTELIHHDFEHIEHYKPNETDYINDRNALIYTCDLILHQVNKLQGDIGSTQNRLDKAINNLSNQEININESNSRIKDTDFAKETTNMLQEKMRSTSTTSMLAQANNIPKSITSLLTN from the coding sequence ATGGCTTTAACCGTCCTAAGTAATCATATCGCAACAGAGACGCGAAACAGGCTCAGAACCTCTGAGCAGGGTTTGGCATCCTCCTTTGAGAAGCTGAGCTCCGGGAAAAAGATCAATCAAGCCAAAGATGACTCCGCAGGATTGCAGATATCCAATCGCCTGAGTACACAAAGCCGTGGGCTAGATGTTTCAATGCGCAATGCAAATGATGCAATATCGATATTACAAGTGACCGAAGGCGCTATCTCAGAGTACACATCAAGTATTCAGCAAATCAGAGATTTGGCTCTGCAATCCGTCAATGGTACAAACACCCCCGAAGACATTGAAGCAATAGAGAAAGAGATTCGAGCCCTGGGTGACGAGCTACACCGTATCACTCAAACTGGTAATTATGGGGGTTTAAACCTGCTCAATGGCTCAAAAGAAAGTTTACGCTTTCAAATAGGATCTCAAACCGGTGAGGCAATGCTTTTCGGTCTACCTAATCTAGAAGCTCTAAACGAAGAACGTATCATTCGGACTACACCTTCATCTTATACCGGTGATCCTGTCCCTTTAGATTGGCGCACCGAAAAAGGAGACTACATTGACTTTCTTTTTATTAAAAATAATGGGGAGAAAAAAACGCGAATAGAACTCCCGGAAGGTCAAAACATTGAAGGTGTGGTCAATTACCTCAACAATCAATTCGACGAAAAAGTGAGATTTTTTCTAACTGATCGTGAAGATGAAGATGGTGTAGAGCAAAGCACCTTAGCCTATGCGTATGAGAAAGGTTCAGATTATTCAAATGGGGAGATATTTGGAATATCAGGAGAGCACTTTGCTAATTTAACCAAAGCAGATGGCTCAAGAAGTTATCTGCTTAAGGGCGGAAATCCTTTTGTCGCTTTTGGCTTAGATCGCAGCCTGACTGAGTTGATTCACCATGACTTCGAACACATTGAGCATTATAAGCCCAATGAAACAGACTACATTAATGACCGTAATGCTCTGATTTATACATGTGACCTTATCCTTCACCAAGTTAATAAGCTTCAAGGAGACATCGGGAGCACACAAAACCGGTTAGATAAGGCAATTAACAATTTATCAAATCAAGAAATCAATATTAATGAAAGTAACAGTCGCATAAAAGACACCGATTTCGCCAAGGAAACGACGAATATGCTCCAAGAAAAAATGCGTTCAACGTCAACAACTAGCATGCTTGCTCAGGCAAACAACATACCTAAAAGTATCACGTCATTGCTAACCAACTGA
- a CDS encoding cupin domain-containing protein, whose protein sequence is MFVYNKDIKLEDLGDGISRKVLAHSDNMMAVEVHFEKGAIGSMHNHPHEQLTYVLSGKFEFTIGDEKKIVEAGDTMYKEPNIEHGCVCLEAGVLIDNFTPMRKDFV, encoded by the coding sequence ATGTTTGTATACAACAAAGACATCAAACTAGAAGACTTAGGCGACGGTATCTCACGTAAAGTGCTTGCGCACAGTGACAACATGATGGCCGTTGAAGTGCACTTTGAAAAAGGTGCCATTGGTTCTATGCACAACCACCCACATGAGCAGTTGACTTACGTACTGTCTGGTAAGTTCGAATTCACTATCGGCGATGAGAAGAAAATTGTTGAAGCGGGCGACACTATGTACAAAGAGCCAAATATTGAGCACGGCTGTGTGTGTCTAGAAGCAGGTGTGTTAATCGATAACTTCACGCCAATGCGCAAAGATTTTGTATAA
- a CDS encoding YgjV family protein: protein MEKNTIAQILGFLSFFLGVCTFYQKDDKKLKILMLVFHLNHLLHFFLLGSLVSVVSSGLSALRTATAIYISSKRVAAIFIVISIASGFYIMESPQDIWPILGTVIGTFSVFVLKGVAMRIGFLVGALCWLTNNFIIGSIGGTLLEMTLISVNLMTTAKLLREQKKVKLVDNEEKEDPCLYTTKTSN, encoded by the coding sequence GTGGAAAAAAATACAATTGCACAAATCCTCGGATTCTTGAGTTTCTTTTTAGGTGTGTGCACCTTTTATCAAAAAGACGATAAGAAGCTGAAGATTTTGATGTTGGTTTTTCATCTAAACCATCTACTGCATTTTTTCTTGCTAGGTTCTTTAGTGTCGGTAGTCAGTTCAGGGCTTTCAGCACTTCGAACTGCTACCGCGATTTATATTTCATCGAAAAGAGTCGCAGCAATATTCATCGTCATCAGTATAGCCAGTGGCTTCTATATTATGGAATCGCCACAGGACATCTGGCCAATATTGGGCACTGTCATCGGGACGTTCTCGGTGTTTGTTCTCAAAGGCGTTGCGATGAGAATCGGTTTTTTGGTCGGGGCGTTATGCTGGCTGACCAATAATTTCATCATAGGATCGATTGGTGGAACTCTGCTGGAGATGACGCTAATAAGCGTTAACTTAATGACCACAGCAAAATTGCTCAGAGAGCAAAAGAAAGTGAAGCTCGTCGATAACGAAGAGAAAGAAGACCCATGTTTGTATACAACAAAGACATCAAACTAG